The Etheostoma cragini isolate CJK2018 chromosome 5, CSU_Ecrag_1.0, whole genome shotgun sequence genome contains a region encoding:
- the LOC117944429 gene encoding ladderlectin-like, whose product MLTVSLLVCAMMALATAEGENHSDFCSTSNAPNDAGVPSCPPSWSQNNGRCFLYVPRELDWADAEKNCQSLKGNLASVHSVEEYQFIQRMITEHTQANPLAWIGGSDSQKNNVWFWSDGRPFSFTFWCAGEPNNQRGNQGCIQMNQGGKIQQLTYQEVCMELNDKSHK is encoded by the exons ATGCTGACCGTGTCTCTACTCGTTTGTGCCATGATGGCTCTGGCTACAGCTGAGGGTGAGAATCA TTCTGATTTTTGTTCTACAAGTA ACGCTCCCAACGATGCAGGAGTCCCTTCTTGTCCTCCTTCTTGGAGTCAGAACAATGGTCGCTGTTTCCTCTACGTTCCTAGAGAACTGGATTGGGCTGATGCTGAG AAAAACTGCCAGTCCTTAAAAGGAAACCTTGCATCGGTGCACAGTGTCGAGGAGTATCAGTTCATTCAGAGGATGATCACAGAACATACTCAGGCTAATCCATTAGCCTGGATTGGAGGCTCTGACTCCCAGAAG AACAATGTTTGGTTCTGGAGTGACGGCAGACCTTTCTCCTTTACATTCTGGTGTGCGGGGGAACCCAACAATCAACGTGGCAACCAGGGATGTATCCAAATGAATCAAGGAGGTAAAATACAACAATTGACTTACCAGGAGGTCTGTATGGAGTTAaatgacaaaagtcataaataa